Below is a genomic region from Burkholderia pyrrocinia.
CGAGCAGGCCGTCCTGCCAGGCGGGCGGCTCAAGCTGGGAACGTTGCTGGCGGAAATCGGGCGGGAGGCTGGGGGAGTCGATTTCGACGTCCAGCGCGACAAGACGTCAACCGATCCGATGAGCTTCGAATGATCCTTGTTGATACGAATGTCATTTCCGAACCGCTGCGACGCGAGCCGAGCGCAGCCGTGATCGAGTGGCTCGATGCCCAGAACGTCGAGACGCTGTTTCTTGCCGCGATCAGTCTCGCGGAGATGCGATTCGGCGTGGCTGTATTGCCGGAAGGGCGCAGGCGCGAGTGGCTGCATCGAAGCATCGAACAGCGTGTGGTGCCATTGTTTCGAGGCCGGATCCTGCCATTCGACGATGCGGCGAGCAAAGCGTATGCGAGCGTTCGGGCGCGGGCCCGTGTCGCAGGTAACGCGATCGCGCCTGTCGATGGTTTTATCGCCGCCACGGCAGATGCGAACGGCCTGATCGTGGCCACGCGCGACGTCGCACCGTTCGAGGCGGTGGGGCTTCGCGTGATCGATCCGTGGGCGCGGTAGTTCGCAGTTAGCCTCCATAAACTGCGCCGAA
It encodes:
- a CDS encoding FitA-like ribbon-helix-helix domain-containing protein, with protein sequence MPVITVRNLPDEVHRALRIRAAQHGRSTEAEVRDILEQAVLPGGRLKLGTLLAEIGREAGGVDFDVQRDKTSTDPMSFE
- a CDS encoding type II toxin-antitoxin system VapC family toxin, which translates into the protein MILVDTNVISEPLRREPSAAVIEWLDAQNVETLFLAAISLAEMRFGVAVLPEGRRREWLHRSIEQRVVPLFRGRILPFDDAASKAYASVRARARVAGNAIAPVDGFIAATADANGLIVATRDVAPFEAVGLRVIDPWAR